Within the Streptomyces vilmorinianum genome, the region GGCCACGGCGAAGGCGCCGGGCGCGGGGATGCTCAGGAGTACGTCGGCGGGGTCGGCCGGGTTGCGGGAGGTGAGGGTCACGACGCCCGTGGGGTCGGTGGTCACAGGAGGAAGCCTCCGGGGAAGGGGTCGTCCGGGTCGAGGAAGTACTGGGCCGTGCCGGTGATCCAGGCGCGGCCGGTGACGGTCGGGACGACGGCGGGCACCCCGCCGACCTCGGTCTCGGCGACGAGCCGGCCGGTGAAGTGCGTGCCGATGAAGGACTCGTTGACGAAGTCGGTGTCGAGCGGCAGCTCGCCCCTGGCGTGGAGTTGGGCCATCCGTGCCGAGGTGCCGGTGCCGCACGGTGAGCGGTCGAACCAGCCGGGGTGGATGGCCATGGCATGGCGGGAGTGGCGGGCGTCGGAGCCGGGGGCCGCGAGGTACACGTGCTTGACTCCGGCGATCTCCGGCCGCTCCGGGTGGACGGGGCGGTCCGGGGAGGCGTTGATCGCCTCCATGATCGCGAGACCGGCCGAGAGGAGGTCGTCCTTGCGGTCACGGTCGAACGGCAGTCCCAGATCGTCCAGTTCGACGAAGGCGTAGAAGTTGCCGCCGAAGGCGAGGTCGTACGTGACCGTTCCGTACCCGGGAACGGTGATCTTGCGCTCCAGGCCGACGCAGAACGCGGGCACGTTGGTGAACGTGACCGACTTCGCGGCGCCGTCCTCCACCCGTACGTCGACGGCGACCAGGCCGGCCGGGGTGTCGAGCCGCACGGTGGTGACCGGTTCGGTCACCGGCACCATGCCCGTCTCGACGAGGACGGTGGCGACGCCGATGGTCCCGTGCCCGCACATCGGCAGCAGTCCGGAGACCTCGATGTAGAGCACGCCGTAGTCGGCGTCGGGCCGGGTGGGCGGCTGGAGGATGGCGCCGCTCATGGCGGCGTGCCCCCGGGGCTCGTACATCAGGAGGGTCCGGAGGTGGTCCAGATGCTCGATGAAGTGCAGCCTGCGCTCGGCCATGGTGGCGCCGGGGATCACCCCGACGCCGCCGGTGATCACGCGCGTGGGCATGCCCTCGGTGTGCGAGTCGACGGCGTGGAAGACATGACGCGTACGCACGGGCTTCCTTTCGGTGGACGGGTTTCGCGGGGTCCGCGGTCAGCAGTGCCCGCGGTCAGCGGTGGCCGCGGGTCAGTGGTGACCGTCGGCGACGGCCTTCTCGGTGGCGATCCGTACGCGGGCCTCGGTCTCGCCGGTGAGCGGGAGGCGCGGCGGGCGGGTGGGGCCGCCGTGGCGGCCGACGATGTCCATGGAGAGCTTGATCGACTGGACGAACTCGGTCTTCGAGTCCCAGCGCAGCAGCGAGTGGAGGGACCGGTAGAGCGGCTGGGCGGTGGCCAGGTCGCCCGCGACCGCCGCGTGGTACAGCTCGGCGCAGGTGGCCGGGAAGGCGTTGGGGTAGCCGGCGATCCAGCCGACCGCTCCGGCCACGGCCAGTTCGAGCAGGACGTCGTCGGCCCCGATCAACAGGTCGAGCTCCGGGGCGAGTTCGGCGATCTCGTACGCCCTGCGGACATCGCCGCTGAACTCCTTCACGGCGACGATGCTGCCGTCCTCGTACAGGCGCGCGAGGAGGTCCGGCGTGAGGTCGACCTTGGTGTCGAGGGGGTTGTTGTACGCGACCACGGGCACCCCGACCTTGGCCACGTCGGCGTAGTGGGCGCGTACGGCCGGCTCGTCGGCGCGGTAGGCGTTCGGCGGCAGGAGCAGGACCGAGCCGCAGCCGGCCTCGGCCGCCTGCTCCGCCCAGCGGCGGGACTCGGCGCTGCCGTAGGCGGCGACGCCGGGCATGACGCGCGCCCCGTCGCCCGCCGCCTCGACGGCGGTACGGACCACCTGGGCCCGCTCCTCGTCGGTGAGGGTCTGGTACTCGCCGAGCGAGCCGTTGGGGACGACGCCGTCGCAGCCGTTGTCGATCAGCCAGCGGACGTGCTCGGCGTAGGCGTCGTGGTCGACGGAGAGGTCGTCCCGCAGGGGCAGGGCGGTGGCGACCATGATGCCGCGCCAGGGGGTGGCGCCGGTCCAGGAGGTGGCGGTCATGTCGACGTACCTTTCTGTAATGTGTGACATTTTATTGGGTCTTCCGGGGTGCCCACAAGGGGTCGGAGGGCACCTAGGACGCTTCGGTCTCGCCGGATTCCTCGAGGCCGGCCAGCACCGACAGCGGGACCGGCACCGCGAGCGGGCGGCGCTCGGACGGGGGCTCGACGGCGGCGCCGTCGCGGGCCGCGAGGCAGGCGACGGCCGTCCCGCACATGCGCCCCTGGCACCAGCCCATGCCGGCCCGGGTGAACAGCTTGACGGTCCGCGCGTCGCGGGCCCCGAGCTCGGTGACCGCCGCGCGGACGCGTCCGGCGGTGACCTCCTCGCAGCGGCACACGTCCGTGTCGTCGGTCAGCCACCCCGGCCACCCGGGTCCGGGCGCGTGGGCGGCGGCCATGACCTCGGCGAAGGCGCGCATCCGGTCCCGGCGGCGGCGCAGTTCGCGTACGCGGCCGGCGGGAACGCGGCTGCCGCGCACCCGGGCGGCCGCCGCGAGGCCGGCCAGTTCTCCTTCGACCCGGGCGAGTGCGGCGCCGCCCACTCCCCCGGTCTCGCCGGCGGCCCACAGGCCGCGCACCGAGGTCTCCTGGTGGGCGTCCAGGTCGAGGGCCAGGGTGCCGTCCGGCACGGGGCGGGTGGCGCAGCCGAGCGCCGTGGCCAGCTCGATCTGCGGCACGAGTCCGTGGCCGACGGCCAGCGCGTCGCAGGCGATCCGGCGGCCCGTCCCCCGAACGGGCCGCCAGTCGCGGTCGAGTCGCGTGACGGTGACGGCCTCCACGCGGTCGGTGCCGTGCACCTCGGTGACGGCGCTGCGGGTCCGCAGCCGTACGCCGTGCCGCAGCAGCGCGGCGCCGTGGACCAGCGCCTCGGCCGCCTTGTGCGGATTGGTCGCGAGCACGCGGGGGCTGCGGGCGTACCGGAGGTACCCGGACGCCTCCACCACGGCCGGGACCCGTGCCCCGGCCGCGGCCAGCGAGGAGGCGACCGCGAGGAGCAGGGGGCCGCTGCCGGCCACGACGACGCTTCTGCCGGGGAGCACCAGGCCGGACTTGAGCATGGCCTGCGCTCCCCCGGCGCCGACGACGCCGGGCAGGGTCCAGCCGGGGAAGGGGAGTTGGCGCTCGTAGGCGCCGGTCGCGAGCAGCACCGCCCGGGCCCGTACCCGGGCGGGCCGTTCCTCGGCTCCGTCGGGCCCGGTGACGGCATGGACCGTCCAGGGCGCGTCGGCGGTTGCACCGGCGGGAGCGTCGGTGGCCGCGTCGTCCCTGGTCAGGGCCCAGACGTGGTGTCCGGCGAGATGGGTCACGCCACTGGCCGCGAGCCTCCGCCCCAGATCGCGGTAGGCCGACCAGTCGTGGTGCAGGGCTTCGGGCCGTACGGCTCCGAGCGCCGGCGCGGGATGGCGGTAGAA harbors:
- a CDS encoding proline racemase family protein — its product is MRTRHVFHAVDSHTEGMPTRVITGGVGVIPGATMAERRLHFIEHLDHLRTLLMYEPRGHAAMSGAILQPPTRPDADYGVLYIEVSGLLPMCGHGTIGVATVLVETGMVPVTEPVTTVRLDTPAGLVAVDVRVEDGAAKSVTFTNVPAFCVGLERKITVPGYGTVTYDLAFGGNFYAFVELDDLGLPFDRDRKDDLLSAGLAIMEAINASPDRPVHPERPEIAGVKHVYLAAPGSDARHSRHAMAIHPGWFDRSPCGTGTSARMAQLHARGELPLDTDFVNESFIGTHFTGRLVAETEVGGVPAVVPTVTGRAWITGTAQYFLDPDDPFPGGFLL
- a CDS encoding dihydrodipicolinate synthase family protein — its product is MTATSWTGATPWRGIMVATALPLRDDLSVDHDAYAEHVRWLIDNGCDGVVPNGSLGEYQTLTDEERAQVVRTAVEAAGDGARVMPGVAAYGSAESRRWAEQAAEAGCGSVLLLPPNAYRADEPAVRAHYADVAKVGVPVVAYNNPLDTKVDLTPDLLARLYEDGSIVAVKEFSGDVRRAYEIAELAPELDLLIGADDVLLELAVAGAVGWIAGYPNAFPATCAELYHAAVAGDLATAQPLYRSLHSLLRWDSKTEFVQSIKLSMDIVGRHGGPTRPPRLPLTGETEARVRIATEKAVADGHH
- a CDS encoding NAD(P)/FAD-dependent oxidoreductase, whose product is MTASGCEPYDLVVLGAGCAGIAGAVAADELGLTVALVDASAQTGGQFYRHPAPALGAVRPEALHHDWSAYRDLGRRLAASGVTHLAGHHVWALTRDDAATDAPAGATADAPWTVHAVTGPDGAEERPARVRARAVLLATGAYERQLPFPGWTLPGVVGAGGAQAMLKSGLVLPGRSVVVAGSGPLLLAVASSLAAAGARVPAVVEASGYLRYARSPRVLATNPHKAAEALVHGAALLRHGVRLRTRSAVTEVHGTDRVEAVTVTRLDRDWRPVRGTGRRIACDALAVGHGLVPQIELATALGCATRPVPDGTLALDLDAHQETSVRGLWAAGETGGVGGAALARVEGELAGLAAAARVRGSRVPAGRVRELRRRRDRMRAFAEVMAAAHAPGPGWPGWLTDDTDVCRCEEVTAGRVRAAVTELGARDARTVKLFTRAGMGWCQGRMCGTAVACLAARDGAAVEPPSERRPLAVPVPLSVLAGLEESGETEAS